TGGTGACTCGGCCGACACCTGCCTGAAAATCAGCCAGCTGTCTGAAACCATGGGTTATCCCATTCAGGCGATCCATATTCCCAAAACCGTGGATAACGACCTGCCGTTTACCGACAACTGCCCGGGATTCGGCTCTGTGGCGAAATACGTGGCTGTGTCCATCCGCGAAGCGGGCCTGGACGTTGCTTCCATGTGCGAATCCTCCACCAAGGTGTTCATCATGGAGGTCATGGGCCGCCACGCGGGCTGGATTGCGGCTGCCGGCGGACTCGCTGCCGAAGTGGACGGCGATGCGCCTCAGATTATCCTGTTCCCGGAAATCGCCTTCGATAAGGCCAAATTCCTCGCGCGCGTGGACGAATGCGTTAAGCGCTACGGTTACTGCGCCATCGTCGCCTCTGAAGGTGCCCAGTATGCAGACGGCAGCTTCCTGGCCGACTCCGGTAACGTCGACGCCTTTGGCCACAAACAACTGGGTGGCGTAGCGCCAACACTGGCCAGCATGGTCAAGCAGGAACTGGGCTACAAATACCACTGGGCACTGGCCGATTATCTGCAACGCGCCGCGCGTCACATTGCCTCCGGCACCGACGTTGAACAAGCCTATGCAGTGGGCAAAGCCGCCGTGGAAAAAGCCATCGAAGGCAAAAGTGGCATCATGCCCACCATCGAGCGCGCAGCCTCTGCTGAATACCGCTGGTCCATTGGCGAAGCACCGCTGGATCAGGTAGCGAATGTGGAGCGCAAGATGCCGCGCGACTACATCAGTGAAGACGGCTTCCACATCACCGACAAAGCCCGTGACTATCTGCTGCCGTTAATCCAGGGCGAAGACTACCCGCCCTACCGCGACGGCATGCCGGTATATGCCAAGCTGAAAAAAGTCATGACGCCCAAAAAACTGGCCGACTGGCAGTAATCTGCTGTACCCGGGCCAGCTAATCCTGGCCCTTTTCACCCCTCACGTCCTCACCCCAAACCTCCCGTAAACGCTGGTCGCGCCCACAGGCATAGCGGTAATACTTGTACCTGACCGGATTGCGCTGATAGTAATTCTGATGATATTGCTCGGCTGGGTAAAACGTGTCGGCCGTTTCGATGGTAACGGCCACCGATTGCCCAAGCTGCTGCTCCACCGCCATCAGACTGGCCTGCGCAAGCGCAGCCTGTTGCGCTGAGCGGGGAAAAATAGCCGGCCGGTATTGGCTGCCCTTGTCGCAAAACTGCCCTCTGCCATCAAACGGGTCTACATTGCGCCAAAACACCGTCAGCAATTGTTCAAAGCTGACCTCAGCCGGGTCATACACCACTTCAACCACCTCGGCGTGCCCGGTGCCTCCCGCCGACACCTGCTCATAGGTAGGATTTCGGGTTTTACCCCCCATATAGCCGGACTGGGTGGATTTGACCCCGCGCAGCTCGTCAAAGGGTTTTTCCATGCACCAGAAACACCCGCCGGCAAACACCGCCGTTTCCGTTTCTGCCGCCGAGGCCAAACCGGCCAACGCCAGCGCCCACCAAAACAAGACCCATACTTTCATCATTCACCTCCGGGGCTTAGAGACTGACCCAGCCGGATTGTTACGCGTCAACGGGTCTCAGCGCCCACTCATTGCCAACAGTCTGGCTGGCGAGGCTAAGTTGCCAGCGCGTGGACCAAATCAAATGCCCGCAAACAAGGCGTTTTTCGACAGCCTGCTAGACTGATTGCACACCAGCCAAAAACACCCGGACCATGTACGAGCGCAGTTCGTCTCCCGCAAGCCTGATAGTGACTCTACTCGCCCTGGTACTGGCGGGATTGCTGGCGGCCTGGCAAATACAGAGCAGCTATAACAAACAATTGGAAAGCTCGCTCAATCTGATTCTCAACGCCACCCAACAGGCGCTGCAACGTTGGCGTCAGACGGAGCTTCAGCGGGTGCAATTTCTGGCGCGCGACCCTGCGCTGACGCAACTCGTCACTCGCCTGTTGCAAGCCCGGGACGATGAGCAAAAAGCGCAAATCCGGGTACTCATTAACCAATTGTTGGCCGGCTTCAATGCCGATGCCTCATTGCGAGGCTACCTGATTATCGATCGCTCTCATCGCGTCCTGGCCGCTAACCAACCGAGCATGATCGGGCAAAGCCCAGCCATTGCCCAGCAAATTCAGCGGATGGACAACCTTTGGTCTGGCCAGCCGCGACTGTCCCGCATCATGCAGCGAGCGCCAGACGAAGCGCCAACACCAATAGGCGGCAGCCACACCACGATGTTTTCGCTGGCGACTATCAGCGCGCCGTCCGGCCAGGGCGTGGCGATCTTTGCCATCGAACTCAATCTGGACACCCGTTTCTACCCGATCCTGTCACAAGCCCGCTTGGGCTATTCGGGCGAGACGTATGTGTTCGATCAGGCCGGCGTCATGCTCAGCGAAAGCCGGTTCCGCGAGCAACTGCGCGAAATGGGCTTGATTGGCGACAACCAGTCCGCGGCCCTGAATATTCAGTTACACGACCCGGGCCAGGACCTCAGGCAGAAGCAAGCCAGCCTGTCGGGGGAAAAATTGCCGCTGACACAGATGGCCCAATCCGCCATCAAGGGCATCAGCGGTTTCAGTGCCACACCCTACCGGGATTATCGTGGGATACCGGTCATCGGCGCCTGGACCTGGGATCAACAGCTGAACCTGGGTATTGCCTCCGAATTGGATGCGGCCGAAGCATTCTCGGGGCTGAAGGTCAGCCTGTACTGGTTGGCAGGGCTCACCGCCATGGCGCTGATGCTGATAGTCCTGCTGTTCAGTTTGGTTCGACGCCACCAGATTAATCTGGCCCGTGCACACCGGGAAAGCTCGGCCATTCTGAACAACGCACCGGCGTTTATTCTGGTGCGCGATCTCGATAATTGTCTGATGTTTGCCAATCGCGAAGCGTTGGAGTTTTTCGGCGTACGCAACCAACACCTGTACACCGCCACTGCCATCGACCGCAATGTATCCAAGCCTCATTTGTCCGAATTACTGCCCGCCCGCTTCCAGCAATTCATTGAGGACAAAGATGATCAGATCCTGAAGGAGAAGATCGGTTTCACCTATACCGCCAACATCAGTTTCGACAATACCCAGCACAATCTGCTGCTGACCAAATTTCCTCTGCGGGAAGCGGATGGAAAAGTATACGGTATTGGCCTTTCCGGTGTTGACGTGACTGAGCGAATGAACACCGAAGCCAAACTCAAGGAAAAGGAGCTATTCCAGGCCAACCTGATGGCCAGCCTTCCAGGTGCCGTGTATCGCTGCAGTCTCGATTACAATGGTTGGCACCTGGTCTATATCAGCCCCG
This region of Simiduia agarivorans SA1 = DSM 21679 genomic DNA includes:
- a CDS encoding 6-phosphofructokinase, whose translation is MTRKNAFYAQSGGVTAVINASACGVIETARAHSDKIGTVYAGNNGIIGALREELIDTSAESADTIAALRHTPSGAFGSCRYKLKSLEQNRAEYERLIDVFKAHDIGYFFYNGGGDSADTCLKISQLSETMGYPIQAIHIPKTVDNDLPFTDNCPGFGSVAKYVAVSIREAGLDVASMCESSTKVFIMEVMGRHAGWIAAAGGLAAEVDGDAPQIILFPEIAFDKAKFLARVDECVKRYGYCAIVASEGAQYADGSFLADSGNVDAFGHKQLGGVAPTLASMVKQELGYKYHWALADYLQRAARHIASGTDVEQAYAVGKAAVEKAIEGKSGIMPTIERAASAEYRWSIGEAPLDQVANVERKMPRDYISEDGFHITDKARDYLLPLIQGEDYPPYRDGMPVYAKLKKVMTPKKLADWQ
- the msrA gene encoding peptide-methionine (S)-S-oxide reductase MsrA, encoding MMKVWVLFWWALALAGLASAAETETAVFAGGCFWCMEKPFDELRGVKSTQSGYMGGKTRNPTYEQVSAGGTGHAEVVEVVYDPAEVSFEQLLTVFWRNVDPFDGRGQFCDKGSQYRPAIFPRSAQQAALAQASLMAVEQQLGQSVAVTIETADTFYPAEQYHQNYYQRNPVRYKYYRYACGRDQRLREVWGEDVRGEKGQD